Proteins from one Erythrolamprus reginae isolate rEryReg1 chromosome 6, rEryReg1.hap1, whole genome shotgun sequence genomic window:
- the LOC139169120 gene encoding ribosome biogenesis regulatory protein homolog, with amino-acid sequence MAQLSETSCKADSVWKELKGGVVTNNEEQQKDQLATCTGQQSPSSPPSTHLPREKPLPKPRPLTKWEQFARLKGMQPTRKKHGTLVWDEAAQEWKRRWGYRRAGGDPSREWLMEVPDSADPMEDQFAKRCHENRERVARNELNRLKNLARTQRSRPAADLHPTGHQDRAEMSRVAALARVSTASRGRFQPHLPKEPAVAQTNTARCKKRCFQPLLGDLEGEKKRHRELARSLSSKKPALDLIRAVNKQLREDG; translated from the exons ATGGCTCAATTGAGTGAAACGTCCTGTAAAGCCGACAGCGTTTGGAAAGAGCTGAAGGGAGGAGTGGTTACCAACAATGAAGAGCAGCAGAAGGATCAATTGGCCACATGCACAGGTCAACAATCACCTTCGTCGCCA cCCTCGACGCACCTGCCCAGGGAGAAGCCGCTGCCCAAACCTCGGCCGCTCACCAAGTGGGAGCAGTTCGCGCGCCTCAAGGGCATGCAGCCGACTCGCAAGAAGCACGGCACGCTTGTCTGGGACGAAGCCGCCCAagagtggaagcggcgctggggttacCGCCGAGCCGGCGGCGACCCCTCCCGCGAGTGGCTCATGGAAGTGCCCGACTCGGCGGACCCCATGGAGGACCAGTTCGCCAAGCGGTGCCACGAGAACCGCGAGCGGGTGGCGCGCAACGAGCTCAACCGCCTGAAGAACCTGGCGCGCACCCAGCGGAGCCGCCCGGCCGCCGACCTCCACCCGACGGGCCACCAAGACCGAGCCGAGATGAGCCGCGTCGCCGCCCTGGCTCGCGTCTCCACCGCCTCCCGGGGCCGCTTCCAGCCTCACCTGCCCAAGGAGCCCGCCGTCGCCCAGACCAACACGGCCCGCTGCAAGAAGCGGTGCTTCCAGCCGCTGCTGGGCGACCTTGAAGGGGAGAAGAAGCGGCACCGGGAGCTGGCCCGCAGCCTGAGTAGCAAGAAGCCCGCCCTGGACCTCATCCGCGCCGTCAACAAGCAGCTCCGCGAAGATGGGTGA